CGAGCACGCGTTCGAGCTGCAGGGCGGTCTCCGGAGTGAGGGCGGCCTTGCCCTTGATGATCTCGTTGATGGTCTTCTTGGGCCGTCCCATGCGTTCGGCCAACTCGGCCTGGGACATGCACAGGGCCTCGAGGGTTTCCTTCAAGGTCTCTCCCGGCGGGGAGACGACGTCGGGCGAATATTGGTTATGGCTTGGGTTTGGCATCGGTACCGCGAAGTGCGACGATAATGATCGAATCTATCTTATTCCAATCCCAACCACCATTGCCGGGATAGGGCGCCTCCGGCCGGAAGACGAGCCGGCAAGGCGCTCCCAAATCGAGGGCCATGTCCCCGCCTCCCTCGGGGGCGGAAATGCCGATATGGGGGAAAGAGCGGATATCCGCCAGCACATCGGCGTTGAAAAGCT
The genomic region above belongs to Fibrobacterota bacterium and contains:
- a CDS encoding killer suppression protein translates to MRIVFATEALKNECNNQELLVKRLGANRARVLRQRLDELFNADVLADIRSFPHIGISAPEGGGDMALDLGAPCRLVFRPEAPYPGNGGWDWNKIDSIIIVALRGTDAKPKP